A genomic region of Zalophus californianus isolate mZalCal1 chromosome 1, mZalCal1.pri.v2, whole genome shotgun sequence contains the following coding sequences:
- the SUGP2 gene encoding SURP and G-patch domain-containing protein 2 — MSPPRAAAAAAAAAAGQRNMAARRIAQETFDAVLQEKANRYHMDPSGEAVGEALQFKAQDLLRTVPRARADMYDDIPSDSRYTLAGSVAHPRDTGRESLRGDVFPGPSFRSSNPSVSEDNYFRKECGRDLEFSHPDSRDQVFGHRKLGHFRSQDWKFALRGSWEQDFAHPVSQESPWSQEYNFGPSALLGDFGSSRLIEKECLEKESRDYDVDRPGEADSVLRGSAQVQGRGRGLNIVDQEGALLGKGETQGLLPTKGGVGKLVTLRSVSTKKVPTVNRITPKTQGTNQIQKTTSSPDVTLGTNPGTEDIQFPTQIPLGLNLKDIRLPRRKMSFDLIDKSDVFSRFGIEIIKWAGFHTIKDDVKFSQLFQTLFELETETCAKMLASFKCSLKPEHRDFCFFTIKFLKHSALKTPRVDNEFLNMLLDKGAVKTKNCFFEIIKPFDKYIMRLQDRLLKSVTPLLMACNAYELSVKMKTLSNPLDLAIALETTNSLCRKSLALLGQTFSLASSFRQEKILEAVGLQDIAPSPAAFPNFEDSTLFGREYIDHLKAWLVSSGCPLQVKKAEPEPTQEEEKMVPPAKLEIQAKAPSGVSDAVPQRADHKVVDTIDQLVTRVVGGSLSPKERALLKEDPAYWFLSDDSSLEYKYYKLKLAEMQRMSHTLSGADQKPTAAECAVRAMLYARAIRSLKKRLLPGRRRGLLRTQGLRGWKVRRATTGTQTLLSSGTRLKHHGRQPPGSLQGKLSQPDGNETAKDCPPDLAGPSPGDPSPEASGPSPKPAAVEVSEAPQTSSPCPSADVDTKTMETAEKLARFVAQVGPEIEQFSIENSTDNPDLWFLHDQNSSAFKFYRKKVFELCPSICFTSSPLNLHAGESGDSQESPLDPMEGEGEFEDEPPQHEAELESPEVVPEEDEEEEEDEEEEEEEEGGEEGATPRGASRSAGGAAKSEGSEGSPPTDGLPSEAAEDGPPGAPALSQASSGACFPRKRVSSKSLKVGMIPAPKRLCLIQEPKVHEPVRIAYDRPRGRPVSKKKKPKDFDFAQQKLTDKNLGFQMLQKMGWKEGHGLGSCGKGIREPVSVGTASEGEGLGADGQEHKEDTFDVFRQRMMQMYRHKRASK; from the exons ATGTCCCCGCCtcgcgcggcggcggcggcggcggcggcggcggcgg GTCAGAGAAACATGGCAGCTAGGCGAATTGCACAGGAGACTTTTGATGCTGTATTGCAAGAAAAAGCTAACCGATATCACATGGACCCCAGTGGTGAGGCCGTAGGTGAAGCTCTTCAGTTTAAAGCTCAAG ATCTTCTAAGGACGGTCCCAAGAGCCAGAGCAGATATGTATGATGACATTCCTAGTGACAGCAGATATACTCTGGCTGGATCTGTAGCCCACCCTCGAGACACTGGAAGAGAAAGCCTGAGAGGTGATGTGTTTCCAGGACCTTCCTTCAGATCAAGCAATCCTTCTGTAAGTGAAGACAACTACTTTCGCAAAGAGTGTGGCCGGGATCTGGAATTTTCCCACCCTGATTCCCGAGACCAGGTTTTTGGCCACCGGAAATTGGGACATTTCCGTTCTCAGGACTGGAAATTTGCACTCCGTGGCTCTTGGGAACAAGACTTTGCCCACCCCGTTTCTCAAGAATCCCCTTGGTCACAGGAGTATAATTTTGGTCCTTCTGCACTACTGGGGGATTTTGGTTCCTCCAGGCTGATTGAGAAAGAGTGTTTGGAGAAAGAGAGTCGGGATTACGACGTGGACCGTCCAGGGgaggcagactctgtgcttagGGGCAGTGCCCAAGTCCAGGGCAGAGGCCGAGGTCTAAACATCGTTGACCAGGAAGGGGCCCTTTTAGGGAAGGGAGAGACTCAGGGCCTGCTTCCAACTAAAGGGGGAGTCGGGAAACTTGTCACACTAAGAAGCGTGAGCACAAAGAAAGTACCCACTGTAAATCGTATTACTCCCAAAACTCAGGGCACCAACCAAATCCAGAAAACCACCTCAAGTCCTGATGTGACCCTGGGGACAAACCCAGGGACAGAAGATATCCAGTTTCCCACTCAGATCCCTTTGGGGCTCAATCTGAAGGATATTCGGCTCCCCAGAAGAAAGATGAGCTTTGACCTCATAGATAAGTCTGATGTTTTTTCAAGATTTGGGATAGAAATAATCAAATGGGCAGGATTCCATACTATAAAAGATGATGTTAAATTTTCCCAGCTTTTCCAGACTCTCTTTGAACTTGAAACCGAAACCTGTGCTAAAATGCTTGCTTCATTCAAATGCTCCTTAAAACCAGAGCAcagagatttttgcttttttactatCAAATTTTTAAAGCACTCTGCTTTGAAAACACCCAGAGTTGATAACGAGTTTTTAAACATGCTTTTAGACAAAGGTGCTGTGAAGACCAAAAATTGCTTTTTTGAAATCATAAAGCCCTTCGACAAGTACATAATGAGGCTTCAAGACCGGCTCCTGAAGAGTGTAACACCCCTGCTCATGGCGTGCAATGCTTATGAGCTGAGTGTCAAGATGAAGACCCTCAGTAACCCCCTGGACTTGGCTATTGCCCTGGAGACCACCAATTCTCTCTGCCGGAAATCTTTAGCTCTTTTGGGACAGACTTTCTCCTTGGCCTCTTCTTTCCGGCAAGAGAAAATCTTGGAAGCCGTGGGCCTCCAAGATATAGCTCCCTCTCCTGCCGCATTTCCAAATTTCGAAGACTCTACTCTGTTTGGGAGAGAATACATTGATCACCTGAAGGCCTGGCTGGTCAGCAGTGGGTGTCCACTCCAGGTCAAGAAGGCTGAACCTGAGCCAACCcaagaggaggagaaaatggTTCCTCCTGCCAAACTGGAAATTCAGGCCAAGGCTCCGAGTGGTGTGAGTGATG CAGTCCCCCAGCGAGCGGATCACAAGGTGGTGGACACAATCGACCAGCTGGTCACTCGTGTTGTCGGAGGCAGCCTATCTCCCAAAGAGAGAGCCCTTCTCAAGGAGGACCCTGCTTACTG GTTTTTGTCTGATGACAGTAGTCTGGAATACAAATATTACAAACTGAAGCTGGCAGAAATGCAGCGGATGAGCCACACCTTGTCAGGAGCAGATCAAAAGCCGACAGCAGCAGAGTGTGCTGTCCGGGCCATGCTGTATGCTCGGGCGATCCGGAGCCTCAAGAAGAGGCTCCTCCCAGGCCGGCGGCGGGGGCTGCTCCGCACCCAAGGGCTCCGGGGCTGGAAGGTGAGGAGAGCAACCACTGGAACCCAGACCCTCCTCTCCTCAGGCACCAGACTGAAACACCATGGCCGGCAGCCTCCAGGTTCATTGCAGGGAAAGCTGTCCCAGCCAGATGGAAATGAAACTGCCAAGGACTGCCCGCCTGACCTGGCCGGACCCTCTCCTGGGGACCCCAGCCCAGAAGCCTCGGGCCCATCCCCCAAGCCAGCAGCAGTGGAAGTCTCTGAAGCCCCTCAgacctcctctccctgcccatcTGCTGACG TTGACACGAAGACCATGGAAACTGCAGAGAAACTGGCCAGATTTGTTGCTCAGGTGGGACCAGAGATTGAACAGTTCAGCATAGAAAACAGCACTGACAACCCTGACTTGTG GTTTCTGCATGACCAAAACAGTTCAGCCTTCAAGTTCTATCGAAAGAAAGTGTTTGAGTTATGCCCATCGATTTGTTTTACATCCTCTCCACTGAACCTCCACGCCGGTGAGAGCGGTGATTCTCAGGAAAGCCCCCTTGATCCcatggaaggggaaggagagttTGAAGATGAGCCCCCGCAGCACGAGGCTGAGCTGGAGAGCCCGGAGGTGGTGCctgaggaggacgaggaggaggaggaggacgaggaggaggaggaggaagaggaggggggcGAAGAGGGCGCCACTCCTAGAGGGGCCTCCAGGTCAGCAGGAGGGGCGGCCAAGTCCGAGGGCTCTGAGGGCAGCCCCCCCACCGATGGCCTCCCGAGCGAGGCGGCCGAAGATGGCCCACCTGGTGCACCTGCCCTGTCACAGGCCTCCTCGGGGGCCTGCTTCCCCCGGAAGAGGGTCAGCAGCAAGTCCTTAAAGGTTGGCATGATTCCAGCTCCCAAGAGGCTGTGCCTCATCCAGGAGCCCAAAG TTCATGAACCAGTTCGCATCGCCTACGACAGACCTCGGGGTCGTCCCGTGTCCAAAAAGAAG AAACCCAAGGACTTTGACTTCGCCCAGCAGAAGCTGACTGACAAGAATCTGGGGTTCCAGATGCTGCAGAAGATGGGCTGGAAGGAGGGCCACGGCCTGGGCTCCTGTGGGAAGGGCATCAGGGAGCCCGTCAGCGT GGGCACTGCGTCGGAAGGGGAGGGGTTAGGTGCTGACGGGCAGGAGCACAAGGAAGACACATTTGACGTGTTCCGTCAGAGGATGATGCAGATGTACAGGCACAAACGGGCCAGCAAATAG